The Dasypus novemcinctus isolate mDasNov1 chromosome 13, mDasNov1.1.hap2, whole genome shotgun sequence genome segment aaggatgagcataagcaatttttcaagatatgcaacaactgtaatgtgatatgaaatgcatactactataatttattgtatacattcataagtgaaagaaatgctagatttcacttagagatcagagaaaataaagataacaagtcaatttttaaaaatctttccacagaccccttaagAATCCCTGCCTTTGACTTTCCCTTTAAATCAGTCATACTCATATAATAGTACTTCTAGTAACAAACATTACTTCgtactttcaccttttctattcacttacaaagattaacacacatctttTCCTACCAAGTCAACACaagttaatcctcagctttccactcTTAACCTCATTCTACTTTCCAGTGACCTATATTCAAGTtactaactccatgagattacaaaatatagttagttcataatagcgcagtcatatagtatttgcccttttgtgtctggcttgcttcactcaacataatgtcctccaggttcatccacagtCATATCTGACTTCCAAATATCTTCTATGAttaagtcagctgcctttttaccttttatGAAAGTCCTATGATGTAAAAAAGtatttacttttgaggaggttccatttatctattttttcttttgttgcttgtgcttttggcatAAGGTCCAAGGAACCACCACCTACCAAAAAGTCTTTATGAGATTTCTCCTAGTAGTTTCATGGCCCTGGCTTTTCATATTaaggtattttattcattttgagatgattcttatatagggagtaagataggggtccactttcattcttttggttaaggatatccagttctgctagaaccatttgttgaagagaatgttttgtcccattaacatggacttaaTAGGTTTGTCGAAAACCAGCTGGCTgaagaggtgagggtttatttctggactctcaattccattccactggttgatgtgtctatctctatgccaataccatgatgactacagctttgtaatatgtttcaaggtcaggcagtgaaattcctcccatatcgctcttctttttttaggatgcttttggctatttgggtgtattttcccttccaaataaatttgctaatcaccttttctatttctgtagagtaggttgttgaaattttgattggaattacaTTGACTCTATTAATCAGTTTTGGGAGGAtagacatcttcacaatatttagtcatccaatccaggaacacagaatgtctttccatttgtttaggtctttatttcttttagcattgttctgtagttttctgcatataggtcctatacttcttttgttaaacTGATAATTATTTGAGTCGTTTTGTTGCTATTGATATACAATTTTTGCCCTcatctcctcagattgctctatACTAGTGCATAgtaacattactgatttttgtgtgatcttgtatcctgacactttactgaactcgtttattagcagAAATAGCTTAgtcatagatatttcagaattttcctaATATAGAATATCATCATCTATGAACAGTTAGAAtcttacttcctcttttcctatttgcatctcttttttctttcttgcctaattgctctagttagaacatctaacacaatgttgaataacaatagtgattCTGGGTGTGACAatgagattatttttatgaatcccaaaaagagaaaagattatgtttgtatactaatctattcctctaggtatgatactctttgattatactggattcaaCTGAGGcgctcttgattaaattacctgttaagattatggctttgatttgaccacgtcagtaaagtgtaactcaggttgagtcctcacccccttggtgggccaatataaatggacactcactcaagaagatatgCCAGAAGAGAGAGTTAtctcatttttgatcctggggccccagggagagatgaggaaTTCACCTGATAGCTTGCAGTTGACCTTACAAAAAGAGCAGAAGAGCTAAGACTGAAATAGAaagctcagaaagaaatgagccctatgccagaatatagaggaagccctgagagacaagccctatgtaaGCCTGcagtggagagagaggaagcccaaagCCCAGAGGgtaagtctgaaccctcacagaaatcagagaccatcttgcttcaacacatggcaactgactttggtgagaaagcaactctgAGTTGtgctctttagggctttgtaactgtaattttttatcccaaataaataccctatataaaagccaagagatttctggtactttgcactgcaTACCAATACAGTAAGTGGGCTTGTTCCCAGTCTaagaaagaaagctttcagtctttcctcactatgatgttggctgtgggattttcatatatgccctttttcaaattgaggaattttctatctttcaaagtgtttttatcaagaaaatatgcaaaattttgttgaatgccttttctgcatcaattgagatgatcaggtGGTTGTTGTCCTTCAATATGTGAATATGGTgtatacatttattgattttcttatgttgaaccaccttgcgtaccaggaataaatcccacttggttatggtgtataagtcttttgatatgctgttatattctatttgcaactattttgctgagaatttttgcatctatgtttattagagaTTGGactataatctttttttcttgcagtgtctttctctagctttggtattagggtaattgaTGATGGCTTCCTAAAATGTGTAGAgcaattttccttcctcttcaatttgtcggaagagtttaaataaacagaaagacattgtgttcatggattaaaagacaaaatatcatgaagatgtcaatcctatccaaactggtttataaattcaaagcaaaaaaaaaaaaaaaaaggtgcaccCAAGTAGGCAGaagaattctaaaaaagaagaatgatgtaGGAGGATTTCAatgccagaccttgaaacatatcgcaaagcttcagtggtcaaaacatcatggtattgggaTTAAGACAGACACATTCATCAGCGAAatggaactgagagttcagaaataaaccctcatgtctatggtcaactggttttcgacaaacctaccaaagccatgtgggcaatttggtattgtttatgaattctaaaaatagatatagTGTTTGTACACTGGTCTGTTCCTCACGGCGTATTAGATAATATTAGATTCAGAggattcacttttactttatcaAATCAAgattggggaagcagatatagctcaactgacagagcatctgcctaccatataggaggtccagggttcaatacccagggcctcctggcctgtgtggtgacctggcccacgtgaagtgctgccgcgcgcaaagagtgccatgccatgcagaggtaccccctgcacaggggtgtcccacatgcaaggagcacgccctgcaaggagagctaccctgcgtgtaaaatgcagcccacccaggagtggcgctgcacatacagagagctgacacagcaagatgacacaacaaagacagatacagattcccggtgccacctgacaagaatgcaagtggacacagaagaacactcaatgaatggacacagagagcaaacaatggggggggaggggggagagaaataaatctttaaaaaaaaaatcaagattggggcttttatttgaccatatcATTAGGGCTACTCGGTTTGAGTCCCTCCCCTTACCCTCACTTTGTGAGCtctataaatggatgctcaaccAAAGACAGGgcagtaaatacatggagaaggagaacacaggaatagagacggctccatagacatggcagaggcaggaggaaaaaagatgagcctgatagtctatagctaaacttgtgaagagaccagagcagctgagcctggaaagaaagagtcccagggaaagagatgattcttatgccagcctacagctgagattggaagaagctgggaccacagagtcttaagaggaaggaggaaggctaaaccctcgcagacatcacccaccattgcatcaacacatggcaacagactttgggtgagaaagtacctcttatggtacattgagttggactctttagggcctgtaAGCTTCCAcatcaaataaatatcttttataaaagccaaagatttctggtactttgcatcagcaccattggctgactaatataccatgttaatgcacaaaacagtctcttcaacaaatggtgctaggagaactggatatccataaccaaaagaattaaagtggatccatatacctcactccccacataagaatcaactcaaaatggttaaaagacctaaatataaatgaccagaccataaaaatactagaagaaaatgtagggaaacctcttaaagactttgtggtaggtggtggattcttggaccttatacctaaagcatgagcaacaaaagaaaaaatagacaaaggggacctcctcaaaattaaacatttttgcacattgacaggactttgtcaaaaggataaaaatgcagctgattcaatgggaggaaatatttggaaatcacatatcctctaagggattaatatccatgatatacaaagaaatgctacaactcaacaataaaaagacaaccaaatttttaaaaatgggcaaaagacttgaacagacatttatccaaagagaaaatacaaatggcaaaaaacatatgaaaaatgttcaacttcactagctattagggaaatgcaaatcaaagctacagtgagatatttcacacctattagaatggccactattaaaaaaacagaactacaagtgttggaggggatgtggagagacaggaacgcGTACTTTACACTGTtgctgggaatgcagaatggtacagccactgtggaggactgtctgacagttcctaaagaagttgaatatacatttgtcacatgaccctgcaatagcactcactactgggtatatatacccagaagaacagagagcaatgacatgaacagacacctgcataTTGATGTTCTTAACAGCATTATCCATGACAGACAAAGCTGGAGACAACCCGGGTGcctgtcaaccaatgaatggaaaacgaactgtggtgtattcacatgatggaatattaggcaGCTGTAAGacgaaatgaagtcataaagcatatgacaatgtggatgaacctggaggacattatgttaagcgaagcaagccagacacaaaaatataaatactatatgattacgctattatgaactaactatattgtgtaatctcatagAGTTAAATAACTTGAATATAGGTCACTGGAAAGTAAATGAGGTTACAGagtggaaaactgagggttaaacTGTGTTGATCTGGTAAAAAGGATGCATATTaatctttgtaaatgaataggaaaggtgaaagcacaacataatgtatGTAACTAgtagtactattatgtgggtatgaaagtgatTTAAaagaagtctaaggtcatgtatgtcACTAAAAGGAAAGCCAAAAGATGTAAAATGGAACTTTATAGCACAGTAAatctgcatgtgaaatatgaatatggataaaactgcatatataagacttttttctttgaaacaaatgtatgttaataataaaatatgttggTGGATGCCGCTGAGGAAGCATCATTACAGTCTTTCCTCCCGCTGCAGTCATGTCTAAGTCAGAGTCTCCTAAAGAGCCTGAACAGCTGCGGAAGCTCTTCATCGGAGGATTAAGCTTTGAAACAACTGATGAGAGTTTGAGAAGCCATTTTGAGCAATGGGGAACACTCACAGACTGTGTGGCAATGAGAGATCCAAACACCAAGTGCTCCAGAGGCTTTGGGTTTGTCACGTATGCCACTGTGGAGGAAGTGGATGCAGCCATGAATGCAAGGCCACACAAGGTGGATGGAAGAGTTGTGGAACCACAGAGGGCTGTCTCAAGAGAAGATTCCCAAAGACCAGGTGCCCACTTAACTGTGAAAAAGATCTTTGTTGGTGGTATTAAAGAAGACAATGAAGAGCATCACCTAAGAGATTATTTTAAGCAGTATGGGAAAATTGAAGTAATTGAAATCATGACTGACCAAGGCAGTGGCAAGAAGAGAGGCTTTGCTTTTGTAACCTTTGATGACCATAACTCTGTGGATAAGACTGTCATTCAGAAATACCATACTGTGAATGGCCAAAACTGTGAAGTAAGGAAAGCCCTGTCTAAGCAAGAGATGGCCAGTGCTTCATCCAGCCAAAGAGGTCAAAGTGGTTCAGGGAACTTGGGTGGCGGTTGTGgaggtgactttggtgagaatgaCAACTTTGGTCGTGGAGGAAACGTCAGTGG includes the following:
- the LOC131280928 gene encoding heterogeneous nuclear ribonucleoprotein A1-like, with the protein product MSKSESPKEPEQLRKLFIGGLSFETTDESLRSHFEQWGTLTDCVAMRDPNTKCSRGFGFVTYATVEEVDAAMNARPHKVDGRVVEPQRAVSREDSQRPGAHLTVKKIFVGGIKEDNEEHHLRDYFKQYGKIEVIEIMTDQGSGKKRGFAFVTFDDHNSVDKTVIQKYHTVNGQNCEVRKALSKQEMASASSSQRGQSGSGNLGGGCGGDFGENDNFGRGGNVSGRGGFGGSRGGGGYGGSGDGYNGFGNDGTNFGGGGSYNEFGNYNNQSSNFGPMKGGNFGGRSSGPYGGGGQYFAKPRNQGGYGCSSSSSSYGNGRRF